One Trichoderma atroviride chromosome 7, complete sequence DNA segment encodes these proteins:
- a CDS encoding uncharacterized protein (EggNog:ENOG41) — MQKDSAMSALKMMGIVAVGMAGLAISKQDPDIMALARRKYGSTLLSINEAIKTREEVAKESTVAAVTLLARFEIIACQDSSTQEAWICHLQGAAIMLRHWTKDDWDRVTNPQTPRTFLHFFFMMAMGSIIKRMPAPAHIRQIVQSSPLFKAEAEMEPAIRLFDIVCKLADLHSSSNEAPGVNHLAEKISAAMSIEKELLAWKSHLPERWKYSSGENKLDKAYGSPCHVYACPWQSYIWNHYRICRRTTHAALLHYLETLALPVTQAHPALIDACASQQEASREIQAAMMRELRASMPYILDFYDKSKGNSRLFPQHSGVFGLLASIQAMMGVADICEEDAEWFRQEVGYASNQEIDAGV, encoded by the exons ATGCAAAAGGACTCTGCAATGTCGGCGCTTAAGATGATGGGCATTGTGGCTGTGGGCATGGCCGGGCTGGCGATATCCAAGCAAGACCCGGATATCATGGCGCTAGCGAGGAGAAAGTATGGATCGACGCTGCTCTCGATTAATGAGGCGATCAAAACTCGCGAGGAGGTGGCCAAAGAGAGtacggtggcggcggtgacgctgctggccagATTTGAG ATTATTGCTTGTCAGGATAGTTCTACGCAAGAGGCCTGGATCTGCCATTTACAAGGCGCTGCGATCATGCTGCGCCATTGGACCAAGGATGACTGGGACAGGGTCACGAACCCACAAACTCCACGAACCTTTCTTCACTTTTTCTTCATGATG GCCATGGGCTCGATCATTAAACGGATGCCTGCCCCTGCCCACATTCGCCAGATTGTACAgtcatctcctcttttcaAAGCTGAAGCCGAAATGGAACCAGCGATTCGCCTCTTCGACATTGTATGTAAACTGGCAGACCTGCACTCTTCAAGTAATGAAGCACCCGGGGTTAACCACCTTGCTGAGAAAATCTCGGCCGCCATGAGCATCGAAAAGGAGCTGCTCGCTTGGAAATCACACCTCCCCGAGCGGTGGAAGTATTCCTCCGGCGAGAACAAGCTTGACAAAGCCTATGGATCCCCTTGCCACGTCTATGCATGCCCCTGGCAGTCTTACATCTGGAACCACTATCGCATTTGCCGACGTACTACCCACGCCGCGCTCTTACACTACCTGGAGACTCTCGCGTTACCCGTCACTCAGGCGCATCCCGCGCTTATTGACGCGTGTGCCTCGCAGCAGGAGGCTTCACGCGAGATCCAAGCGGCTATGATGCGTGAATTACGCGCGAGTATGCCCTACATTTTAGATTTTTACGATAAATCAAAGGGCAATAGCAGGCTGTTTCCGCAACACTCGGGGGTGTTTGGTCTGCTTGCCTCTATCCAGGCCATGATGGGAGTGGCAGATATCTGTGAAGAGGATGCGGAGTGGTT TCGCCAGGAGGTCGGCTATGCTTCGAATCAGGAGATCGACGCAGGCGTCTAG